The Rhinoderma darwinii isolate aRhiDar2 chromosome 8, aRhiDar2.hap1, whole genome shotgun sequence genome has a window encoding:
- the SMC1A gene encoding structural maintenance of chromosomes protein 1A → MGFLKLIEIENFKSYKGRQIIGPFRRFTAIIGPNGSGKSNLMDAISFVLGEKTSNLRVKTLRDLIHGAPVGKPAANRAFVSMVYEEDNGTEKVFSRHIIGGSSEYRINSKVVQLAEYSDELEKLGILIKARNFLVFQGAVESIAMKNPKERTALFEEISRSGELAQEYDKRKKEMVKAEEDTQFNYHRKKNIAAERKEAKQEKEEAERYQRLKDEVARAQIQMQLFKLYHNESEIEKLNKDLTSKNKEIDKDKKHMDKVEEELKDKKKDLGKMMREQQAIEKEIKEKDAELNQKRPQYIKAKENTSHKIKKLEAAKKSLQNAQKHYKKRKADMDELDKEVQSVEKARQEFEERMEEESQSQGRDLTLEENQVKKYHRLKEEASKRAATLAQELEKFNRDQKADQDRLDLEERKKVETEAKIKQKLREIEENQKRIEKLEEYIATSKQSLEEQKNLEETLTEEVEMAKRRIDEINKELNQVMEQLGDARIDRQESSRQQRKAEIMESIKRLYPGSVYGRLIDLCQPTQKKYQIAVTKVLGKNMDAIIVDSEKTGRDCIQYIKEQRGEPETFLPLDYLEVKPTDEKLRELKGAKLVIDVIRYEPPHIKKALQYACGNALVCDNVEDARRIAFGGHQRHKTVALDGTLFQKSGVISGGASDLKAKARRWDEKAVDKLKEKKERLTEELKEQMKAKRKEAELRQVQSQAHGLQMRLKYSQSDLEQTKTRHLAMNMQEKSKLESELANFNPRINDIKRIIQSRDREMKDLKEKMNLVEDEVFEEFCLEIGVRNIREFEEEKVKRQNEIAKKRLEFENQKTRLGIQFDYEKNQLKEDQGKVTTWEQSVKKDDNEIEKLKKEEQRHMKIIDETMAQLQDLKNQHLAKKSEVNDKNHQMEEIRKKLGGANKEMTHLQKEVTAIETKLEQKRSDRHNLLQACKMQDIKLPLSKGTMDDISQEEGGSQAEESVSSSQRTSNVYAREALIEIDYSELSEDLKEAVADDDIKQEMSALQQKLNEQQSILQRISAPNMKAMEKLESVRDKFQETSDEFEAARKRAKKAKQAFEQTKKERFDRFNACFESVATNIDEIYKALSRNSSAQAFLGPENPEEPYLDGINYNCVAPGKRFRPMDNLSGGEKTVAALALLFAIHSYKPSPFFVLDEIDAALDNTNIGKVANYIKEQSMTNFQAIVISLKEEFYTKAESLVGVYPEQGDCVISKVLTFDLTKYPDANPNPNEQ, encoded by the exons GGAAATCCAATCTTATGGACGCCATCAGCTTTGTGCTGGGGGAGAAGACCAGTAATCTGAGAGTGAAAACACTTCGAGACCTTATTCATGGAGCTCCGGTGGGGAAACCTGCTGCAAACCGGGCATTTGTGAGCATGGTGTATGAAGAGGACAATGGCACGGAGAAGGTGTTTTCAAGACATATCATTG GTGGTTCCTCTGAATACAGAATCAATAGTAAAGTAGTTCAGCTGGCGGAATACAGTGATGAACTGGAGAAGCTGGGGATCCTTATTAAAGCCAGGAACTTCTTGGTGTTTCAG ggggcagtagagTCCATCGCCATGAAGAATCCCAAGGAACGTACAGCTTTGTTTGAGGAGATCAGCAGGTCAGGGGAGCTGGCACAGGAATATGATAAGCGCAAGAAGGAAATGGTTAAAGCAGAGGAGGACACACAGTTCAACTATCACCGCAAGAAGAACATTGCCGCTGAGCGAAAGGAAGCTAAACAAGAGAAGGAGGAG GCGGAGCGGTACCAGCGGCTCAAGGATGAGGTGGCACGAGCCCAGATCCAGATGCAGCTCTTCAAGCTGTACCACAATGAGTCTGAGATAGAGAAACTGAACAAGGACCTAACATCGAAGAACAAGGAGATTGATAAGGATAAGAAGCACATGGACAAAGTTGAAGAAGAACTAAAGGATAAGAAGAAGGATCTGGGCAAGATGATGCGGGAACAGCAAGCCATAGAGAAGGAGATCAA GGAGAAGGATGCTGAATTGAATCAAAAGCGTCCACAATATATCAAGGCCAAGGAGAACACCTCTCACAAGATCAAGAAGCTGGAAGCGGCCAAGAAATCGCTTCAAAATGCTCAGAAACATTATAAGAAGCGCAAGGCAGATATGGATGAGCTGGATAAGGAGGTGCAGTCAGTGGAGAAGGCCAGGCAGGAGTTTGAAGAAAGGATGGAGGAAGAAAGCCAGAGCCAAGGTCGGGATCTTACATTAGAAGAAAATCAG GTAAAGAAATATCACCGTCTAAAGGAAGAAGCCAGCAAAAGGGCTGCAACACTTGCTCAAGAGTTAGAGAAATTCAACAGAGACCAAAAAGCGGATCAAGATCGACTTGATTTGGAGGAAAGGAAAAAAGTGGAGACTGAA gcgAAAATCAAACAGAAGCTGCGTGAAATAGAAGAAAACCAGAAGAGAATAGAAAAGCTGGAGGAATATATTGCAACCAGCAA GCAGTCTTTAGAAGAACAGAAAAATCTTGAAGAGACTTTAACGGAAGAAGTGGAAATGGCTAAAAGAAGGATTGATGAAATCAATAAGGAGTTGAACCAAGTCATGGAGCagctgggtgatgccaggattgatCGTCAAGAGAGCAGCAGACAGCAACGCAAAGCCGAGATCATGGAGAGCATCAAGAGGCTGTATCCCGGGTCTGTG TATGGCCGTCTGATTGACCTTTGCCAGCCCACCCAAAAGAAGTACCAGATCGCAGTCACTAAGGTGCTTGGAAAGAACATGGATGCCATTATTGTGGACTCTGAAAAGACAGGAAGAGACTGTATCCAGTATATCAAGGAGCAACGTGGGGAACCTGAAACCTTCCTTCCTCTTGATTATCTTGAG GTAAAACCTACAGATGAGAAACTGCGTGAGCTCAAAGGGGCAAAACTGGTTATTGATGTTATCCGGTATGAGCCACCGCATATTAAGAAGGCCCTCCAGTATGCCTGCGGGAATGCATTGGTTTGCGATAATGTAGAAGATGCTCGTAGAATAGCCTTTGGAGGACACCAGAGACACAAA ACTGTTGCTCTTGATGGAACCTTATTCCAGAAGTCTGGTGTAATTTCTGGAGGTGCCAGTGACTTGAAAGCCAAGGCAAGAAGATGGGATGAAAAAGCAGTGGATAAACTCAAGGAAAAGAAGGAACGATTAACAGAGGAGCTAAAG GAGCAAATGAAAGCAAAACGCAAGGAGGCCGAACTGAGGCAGGTCCAATCCCAGGCTCATGGACTGCAGATGAGGCTTAAGTATTCTCAGAGTGACCTTGAGCAGACCAAAACCCGTCATTTGGCAATGAATATGCAG GAAAAATCCAAGCTGGAGAGCGAGTTGGCTAATTTCAACCCACGTATCAATGACATAAAGCGAATAATCCAAAGCCGTGATCGGGAGATGAAGGATCTCAAGGAGAAGATGAATTTG GTGGAAGATGAGGTCTTTGAAGAATTCTGTCTGGAGATCGGAGTCCGTAACATCAGAGAGTTTGAAGAGGAGAAGGTGAAACGACAGAATGAGATTGCCAAGAAGAG GTTAGAATTTGAGAATCAGAAGACCCGTCTAGGTATTCAATTTGACTATGAAAAGAATCAGCTGAAAGAAGACCAAGGGAAGGTGACAACGTGGGAGCAGTCTGTGAAGAAAGATGATAATGAAATTGAAAAACTCAAAAAG GAGGAGCAAAGACACATGAAGATCATTGATGAGACAATGGCTCAGTTACAAGATCTGAAAAACCAACATTTGGCCAAAAAGTCTGAAGTTAATGACAAGAATCATCAAATGGAAGAGATCCGCAAGAAGCTAGGGGGCGCCAACAA ggagatgacacatctacaAAAAGAAGTCACAGCAATTGAGACCAAACTGGAGCAGAAGCGCAGCGATCGACACAACTTGCTTCAGGCCTGTAAGATGCAGGATATCAAGCTGCCCTTGTCTAAGGGGACTATGGATGACATCagccaggaagag GGTGGATCACAGGCAGAAGAATCTGTCAGCAGCTCCCAGAGGACCTCTAATGTGTACGCTCGGGAAGCTCTAATCGAGATCGACTACAGCGAGCTTTCTGAAGacctcaag GAGGCTGTGGCAGATGATGATATCAAGCAAGAAATGAGTGCTCTACAGCAGAAGTTGAATGAGCAGCAGAGTATTTTACAACGTATCTCTGCCCCCAAcatgaaggcaatggagaaattgGAGAGCGTCAGGGACAAGTTCCAGGAGACGTCTGATG AGTTTGAAGCAGCTCGTAAGCGTGCGAAGAAAGCCAAGCAGGCATTTGAGCAGACGAAGAAAGAGAGATTTGACCGGTTTAACGCTTGCTTTGAGTCTGTAGCAACAAATATTGATGAAATCTACAAAGCCCTCTCCAGGAATAGTAGTGCCCAG GCTTTCCTGGGGCCTGAAAACCCAGAGGAGCCCTACTTGGATGGGATCAACTACAACTGTGTGGCCCCTGGGAAACGGTTCAGACCCATGGACAACTTGTCTGGTGGAGAGAAAACCGTGGCAGCACTTGCTTTGCTCTTTGCAATTCACAG TTATAAACCTTCCCCGTTCTTCGTGCTGGATGAAATAGATGCTGCCTTGGATAACACCAACATAGGGAAG GTGGCCAACTACATTAAGGAACAGTCAATGACTAACTTCCAGGCAATTGTCATCTCCCTTAAGGAGGAATTTTATACCAAGGCAGAGAGCTTGGTTGGAGTATATCCCGAG